From Caldicellulosiruptor hydrothermalis 108, a single genomic window includes:
- the purN gene encoding phosphoribosylglycinamide formyltransferase yields the protein MKKLAVFVSGSGSNLQAIIDQIKIGEIPATISCVISNKKDAYALERARKNGIQAIYISRRDFPSSLEYEKYLVKLLKCQKIDYVILAGFLYIFSEYFVEEFKNRIVNIHPSLLPAFGGKGMYGINVHRSVLEYGMKVTGATVHFVDAVPDGGPIILQKAIYVREDDTPETLQKRVLEEVEWKIYPLAIKLLCEDKIEVIGRKVIIKDKEILKKVGIEI from the coding sequence ATGAAAAAATTAGCTGTATTTGTTTCAGGTTCAGGTTCTAATCTTCAGGCAATCATTGACCAGATTAAAATTGGAGAGATACCAGCTACTATCTCATGTGTCATATCCAACAAAAAAGATGCATATGCACTTGAAAGGGCAAGAAAAAACGGTATTCAAGCAATTTATATATCCAGGAGAGATTTTCCTTCTTCTTTGGAGTATGAAAAATATTTGGTAAAGTTACTTAAATGTCAAAAAATTGATTACGTCATTTTAGCAGGTTTCCTTTATATATTTTCAGAGTATTTTGTGGAAGAGTTCAAGAACAGAATTGTAAACATTCATCCTTCCTTGCTACCAGCATTTGGTGGTAAAGGTATGTATGGCATAAACGTACACAGAAGTGTGTTAGAATATGGAATGAAGGTAACAGGTGCAACAGTCCATTTTGTTGATGCAGTACCTGACGGTGGTCCAATAATCTTGCAAAAAGCTATATATGTAAGGGAAGATGATACTCCAGAGACTCTTCAAAAGAGGGTACTTGAAGAGGTTGAATGGAAGATATATCCTTTAGCTATAAAGCTTCTTTGTGAAGATAAGATAGAAGTCATAGGAAGAAAAGTTATCATAAAGGACAAGGAAATCTTAAAAAAGGTGGGAATTGAGATATGA
- the purM gene encoding phosphoribosylformylglycinamidine cyclo-ligase yields MTTYKDAGVNIEEGYKAVNLIKSLARETFDSNVITDIGSFGSMYLLNIGSSEYILVSGTDGVGTKLKIAFYLDKHDTVGIDCVAMCVNDVLCHGAKPLFFLDYVACGKLNSSKIASIVKGIAEGCKMAGCSLVGGETAEMPRFYKEDEYDLAGFAVGIVEKQKAVYGKDVNQEDIIIGLASSGVHSNGYSLVRKVFGIDDNPKVLGKIYEELGVSLGEELLKPTRIYVKPVLKVLERVNVKGIAHITGGGFFENIPRAFPKGYSAIIEKGSWEVPAIFRLIQEHGKVEEREMFSTFNMGIGMILIVSKEGVDLTLKILEQEKVNAWVIGAIQKGEDGVVLK; encoded by the coding sequence ATGACCACATATAAGGATGCGGGCGTGAACATTGAAGAAGGTTACAAAGCAGTGAATTTGATTAAAAGCTTGGCGAGAGAAACTTTTGACTCAAATGTTATTACTGACATAGGTAGTTTTGGGAGTATGTATCTTTTGAATATTGGAAGTTCTGAATATATTTTGGTTTCTGGCACAGATGGAGTTGGTACTAAACTGAAGATTGCATTTTACCTTGATAAGCACGACACTGTTGGTATAGACTGTGTTGCAATGTGCGTCAACGATGTTTTATGTCATGGTGCAAAACCACTTTTCTTTTTAGACTATGTTGCATGTGGTAAACTAAACAGTAGCAAGATTGCAAGCATTGTGAAAGGCATTGCAGAAGGTTGCAAAATGGCTGGATGTTCACTTGTAGGCGGAGAGACTGCTGAGATGCCAAGATTTTACAAAGAGGATGAGTACGATTTGGCAGGGTTTGCAGTTGGAATTGTAGAAAAGCAAAAAGCGGTGTATGGCAAAGATGTGAACCAAGAAGATATTATAATTGGCCTTGCTTCAAGCGGTGTTCACAGCAATGGTTATTCACTTGTAAGAAAAGTTTTTGGGATAGATGATAATCCAAAAGTGCTTGGAAAGATATATGAAGAGCTTGGGGTGTCACTTGGGGAAGAGCTATTAAAGCCTACAAGGATATATGTAAAACCTGTTTTGAAAGTGCTTGAAAGGGTAAATGTTAAAGGAATAGCTCATATTACTGGCGGTGGATTTTTTGAAAATATACCTCGTGCTTTTCCGAAAGGTTACTCTGCCATCATCGAAAAAGGTAGTTGGGAAGTTCCTGCTATATTTAGGTTGATTCAGGAACATGGAAAAGTAGAAGAAAGAGAGATGTTTTCAACATTTAACATGGGAATAGGTATGATTCTAATAGTTTCTAAAGAAGGTGTGGATTTGACATTGAAGATTTTAGAACAAGAGAAAGTAAATGCATGGGTAATAGGTGCAATTCAAAAAGGTGAAGACGGAGTTGTTTTAAAATGA
- the rd gene encoding rubredoxin, which translates to MEIWVCSICGYEYNPENGDPENGIAPGTKFEDLPDDWVCPICGVGKDMFEKK; encoded by the coding sequence GTGGAAATTTGGGTATGCAGTATATGCGGATACGAGTACAATCCTGAAAATGGAGACCCAGAAAACGGTATTGCGCCAGGAACAAAGTTTGAAGATTTGCCAGACGATTGGGTTTGCCCTATTTGCGGTGTTGGCAAGGACATGTTTGAGAAAAAATAA
- the purF gene encoding amidophosphoribosyltransferase, whose product MCFKELEENFKDHCGIFGIYCPDGKLDVAKITYFGLYALQHRGQESSGIAVNDSGNIIYHKDNGLVNEVFNEVVLNHLKGYSAIGHVRYSTTGKSDRENAQPLVIKYRKGHMALAHNGNLVNAHIIREKLEQEGAIFQTTIDSEVIASLISRNRIKSENIEEAILKTMDEIKGAYSLLILTPNKLIAVRDPYGLRPLVMGKISNSICFASETCALDTIGAEYIRDVEPGEIISVTKSGIKSVKYNNSTKHLCVFEFIYFARADSYLEGISVYEIRKRLGKQLCKESYVDCDIVIGVPDSGTTAAIGFAEEANIPFSEGFIKNRYIGRTFIKPEQTQREIAVRIKLNVLKSNVEGKRVVLIDDSIVRGTTSRKIIKMLRDAGATEVHLRISSPPVVFPCYYGIDTPDRKELIAANYSTEEIARILGADSLEYLSLNGLNEVFDGRIHQFCTACFSGEYVTEIPENFNKYILEEGV is encoded by the coding sequence ATGTGCTTTAAAGAGTTAGAAGAAAACTTTAAAGACCATTGTGGGATATTTGGCATATATTGCCCGGATGGTAAGCTTGACGTTGCAAAGATTACTTATTTTGGACTTTACGCTCTTCAACACAGAGGCCAGGAAAGCAGCGGTATTGCTGTAAATGACTCGGGGAATATCATTTATCATAAGGACAATGGTCTTGTCAATGAAGTTTTCAACGAGGTTGTGCTAAATCATCTTAAAGGATATTCAGCAATTGGTCATGTAAGGTATTCTACTACAGGCAAAAGTGACAGGGAAAACGCTCAGCCTCTTGTCATAAAATACAGAAAAGGTCATATGGCTCTTGCGCACAATGGCAATCTTGTCAATGCACATATAATAAGAGAGAAACTTGAGCAGGAAGGCGCAATCTTTCAAACAACTATCGATTCTGAAGTTATTGCAAGTTTGATTTCTCGCAACAGGATAAAATCCGAAAATATCGAAGAAGCCATTTTAAAAACTATGGATGAAATAAAAGGGGCATATTCTTTGCTGATTTTAACACCCAACAAACTTATTGCAGTAAGAGACCCTTATGGACTTAGACCTTTGGTAATGGGAAAGATAAGCAACAGTATTTGTTTTGCATCAGAAACATGCGCCCTGGACACTATCGGAGCCGAATATATCCGAGATGTTGAACCAGGAGAGATAATTTCGGTAACTAAAAGTGGTATTAAGAGTGTAAAATACAATAATAGCACTAAACACTTATGTGTATTTGAATTTATCTACTTTGCAAGGGCTGACTCATACTTGGAAGGAATAAGTGTTTATGAAATAAGAAAAAGGCTTGGGAAACAACTTTGCAAAGAGTCTTATGTTGACTGCGACATTGTAATTGGTGTGCCCGACTCTGGAACAACTGCTGCAATTGGCTTTGCGGAAGAGGCCAATATTCCATTTTCAGAAGGTTTTATAAAAAATAGATATATAGGAAGGACATTCATAAAACCAGAACAGACACAAAGAGAAATCGCTGTGAGAATAAAGCTTAATGTCTTAAAAAGCAATGTAGAGGGAAAAAGGGTGGTTTTAATTGATGATTCTATTGTAAGGGGAACAACATCGCGAAAGATTATAAAAATGCTGCGAGATGCAGGGGCAACAGAGGTTCATCTTAGGATAAGCTCTCCACCAGTTGTTTTTCCTTGTTACTACGGTATAGATACACCTGACAGAAAAGAGTTGATTGCAGCAAATTACTCAACTGAGGAGATTGCAAGGATTTTAGGTGCTGACTCATTAGAGTACTTGAGCTTAAACGGACTGAATGAGGTCTTTGATGGGAGAATCCATCAGTTTTGTACAGCATGTTTTAGCGGGGAGTATGTAACCGAGATACCAGAGAATTTTAATAAATATATTCTTGAAGAGGGTGTTTGA
- the purD gene encoding phosphoribosylamine--glycine ligase, producing the protein MRVLIVGNGGREHAIAWKIYNEGYKDLFCIPGNAGISEIAECADIKVNEFDKIKDFCLEKGIDFVVVGPDNPLADGIVDYLESFGIKTFGPTKDAAMIESSKAFAKDLMKKYGIKTARYEVFTNYEDAYKFVNQTYKYPIVIKADGLALGKGVIIANNQQEAVDALNLIMKEKVFGAAGNKVVIEDYLVGEEVSVFVVSDGRDIVPLTTARDHKKAFDGDNGPNTGGMGAFSPSKLVNKDIFEDMLENIMLRAVYGMRKEGRPFKGVLYGGLILTEEGPKVLEFNARFGDPEAQAILPLMKSELMEIMVKAREGNLKGVEARFEQEYSLCVVLASKGYPDKYDTGFEISGLENLDERTIVFHANTKKKNGKIKTAGGRVLNVVRKEKTLKEAKDKVYEEIKKIWFENMFYRNDIGDKEIEIE; encoded by the coding sequence ATGAGAGTACTAATTGTAGGAAATGGTGGACGTGAACATGCTATTGCATGGAAGATATACAATGAAGGTTACAAAGATTTGTTCTGCATTCCAGGAAATGCAGGAATAAGCGAAATAGCTGAGTGTGCTGATATTAAAGTGAATGAGTTTGACAAGATAAAGGACTTTTGTTTAGAGAAAGGAATAGATTTTGTGGTTGTTGGTCCTGACAATCCACTGGCTGACGGGATTGTTGACTATCTTGAATCTTTTGGTATAAAGACATTTGGACCTACAAAAGATGCTGCAATGATAGAAAGCAGTAAAGCTTTTGCGAAAGATTTGATGAAGAAATATGGAATTAAAACTGCAAGATATGAGGTGTTCACTAACTATGAAGATGCATACAAGTTTGTAAATCAAACATATAAGTATCCAATTGTTATAAAAGCAGATGGGCTTGCTCTTGGCAAGGGTGTGATTATTGCAAATAACCAGCAAGAGGCAGTTGATGCCTTGAATCTTATTATGAAAGAAAAGGTTTTTGGAGCTGCAGGCAACAAAGTGGTTATTGAAGATTACCTTGTTGGTGAAGAAGTTTCAGTGTTTGTTGTTTCTGATGGTAGGGATATTGTTCCTCTTACAACAGCAAGAGACCACAAAAAGGCATTTGATGGTGACAATGGACCAAATACAGGTGGAATGGGTGCTTTTTCGCCGTCTAAACTTGTCAACAAAGATATTTTTGAAGATATGTTAGAAAACATAATGCTCAGAGCAGTGTATGGCATGCGAAAGGAAGGACGACCTTTCAAAGGAGTACTATATGGAGGACTTATCCTGACAGAAGAGGGGCCAAAGGTTTTAGAATTTAATGCACGTTTTGGAGACCCAGAAGCCCAGGCAATTTTACCGCTTATGAAAAGTGAACTTATGGAAATAATGGTAAAGGCGAGAGAAGGAAATTTAAAGGGTGTTGAGGCAAGGTTTGAGCAAGAGTATTCTCTGTGTGTTGTGCTTGCCTCAAAAGGTTATCCTGACAAATATGATACTGGCTTTGAAATAAGCGGATTAGAAAATCTGGATGAAAGGACCATAGTATTTCACGCAAATACAAAGAAAAAAAACGGTAAGATAAAAACTGCTGGTGGAAGGGTACTGAATGTGGTAAGAAAAGAAAAGACTCTAAAAGAAGCGAAAGATAAGGTATATGAAGAGATTAAGAAGATTTGGTTTGAAAATATGTTCTACAGAAATGATATAGGAGATAAAGAGATTGAGATTGAATAA
- the purH gene encoding bifunctional phosphoribosylaminoimidazolecarboxamide formyltransferase/IMP cyclohydrolase yields MNKRAIISVYNKNGIVEFAKKLRKFGYDIISTGGTMKYLTENGIEVINISDVTRFPEILDGRVKTLHPNIHAGILAMKDNKEHLETLKALDILPIDMVVVNLYPFKETIFKKDVTLDDVIENIDIGGPTMIRAAAKNFKYTTVIVDPEDYDTVAMEIEKNGEVSFETRFYLATKVFEYTSYYDSMIFNYFKHVRKDQSFSKYFTVPLELLQNLRYGENPHQKACFYKISLPFIKTSNVVNCTQLHGKELSYNNILDSDSAIELLKEFDEPTCVAIKHNNPCAVASAENIYEAYKKVYESDPVSIFGGIVAFNRKVDKGTAEQLKKIFLEIVIAPEFDEDALSILCSKKDLRVLKLASLEKTNTFYDIKSVNGGVLVQEKDKMLFKDGFQVVTEREPSEKELEDLIFAWKVVKHVKSNAIVVAKDKMTLGIGMGQTNRIWAVEHAISRSRFDLKGAVLASDAFFPFSDSVETAGKAGISAIIQPGGSIRDKDSIEMANKFNIAMVFTGMRHFRH; encoded by the coding sequence ATGAACAAGAGGGCGATTATAAGTGTTTACAATAAAAACGGGATAGTAGAATTTGCAAAAAAGCTAAGAAAGTTTGGATATGATATTATCTCAACAGGTGGTACCATGAAGTACTTGACCGAAAATGGGATTGAGGTTATAAATATCTCTGATGTGACCCGTTTTCCAGAGATTTTGGATGGCAGAGTAAAAACTCTTCATCCAAATATTCACGCAGGAATTCTTGCAATGAAGGATAACAAAGAACACTTAGAAACTTTAAAGGCATTGGATATTCTGCCAATTGACATGGTTGTGGTTAACCTTTATCCATTTAAAGAGACTATTTTCAAGAAAGATGTTACGCTTGACGACGTTATAGAAAATATAGATATAGGCGGGCCCACCATGATTCGAGCAGCTGCAAAAAACTTCAAATACACAACAGTAATAGTTGACCCTGAAGATTACGATACAGTAGCAATGGAAATAGAAAAAAATGGAGAGGTTTCTTTTGAGACAAGATTTTATCTTGCCACAAAGGTTTTTGAATACACCTCGTATTATGATTCAATGATTTTTAACTATTTCAAACATGTGCGAAAAGACCAGTCGTTTTCGAAGTATTTTACAGTCCCACTTGAACTTTTGCAGAACTTAAGATATGGTGAAAATCCTCACCAGAAGGCATGTTTTTATAAGATATCGTTACCCTTCATCAAAACTTCAAATGTTGTGAATTGTACGCAGCTTCATGGTAAAGAACTTTCATACAACAACATCCTTGACAGTGACAGTGCTATAGAGCTTTTGAAGGAGTTTGATGAACCTACATGCGTTGCTATAAAGCACAATAACCCATGTGCAGTAGCATCGGCAGAGAATATCTATGAGGCTTATAAAAAGGTATATGAAAGTGATCCAGTGTCAATATTTGGCGGCATTGTTGCTTTCAATAGAAAGGTTGACAAGGGTACAGCAGAGCAGCTCAAAAAGATATTTCTTGAAATTGTGATTGCTCCGGAATTTGACGAGGATGCTCTTTCTATCCTGTGTTCCAAAAAAGATTTGAGAGTTTTAAAATTAGCATCCTTAGAAAAAACCAATACTTTCTATGATATAAAATCTGTGAATGGTGGCGTTTTAGTACAAGAAAAGGATAAAATGCTTTTCAAAGACGGATTTCAGGTTGTCACAGAAAGAGAGCCGTCAGAAAAGGAACTGGAAGATTTAATCTTTGCCTGGAAGGTTGTAAAACATGTAAAATCGAATGCTATAGTTGTAGCAAAGGATAAAATGACCCTGGGCATTGGAATGGGTCAGACAAATAGAATATGGGCTGTTGAACATGCAATTTCAAGGTCGCGATTTGATTTAAAGGGAGCAGTGCTTGCATCCGACGCATTTTTCCCATTTTCAGATAGTGTTGAAACTGCGGGCAAAGCAGGAATTAGTGCTATTATCCAGCCAGGTGGTTCTATCCGCGACAAGGATTCTATTGAGATGGCAAATAAGTTCAATATAGCTATGGTGTTCACAGGAATGAGACATTTTAGGCATTAA